The window CATGGGGCAGCGCGCCGCGGACGTCACCCGCGAAATTTCAGAGCTTGATGCGTCCGCCGCCCGGCGCGCCGCCCATTCCGCCACCGGCCTCGGGCACGACGATGCGGGAGGCCTGTTCGCGGCGCATCTCGCGCGCCTCTTCGATGGCCTGTTCGATCGCGATCTTCACGGCCTCGGGGAACTTGTTGCACGCGTCCTCGAGCGAGGTCGCCTCGAGCTCGAACGCGAGCGGCAACACACCCGCCGGCGTGAGCAGCTCAGCACCGTGCGCGTCGTGTCGTCGGTGCCATCCCCCTTCACGGGTGTGAGCCGGCGCAGCGTGCCCGCCTTGCGGTCCGTGAAGATCTCTTCGCGATAGAGCTGCGTCGCGTCGAGCTTGATTTCGGGGAGCTGTTGTTCGTTGGCCATGGGAGTCTTCCGGTCATGCCGAGGCGCGGGATGATAACAACTGAAGTGCCGCGATGAACGGTTCGTCGGCGGGCAGGAGCCGTTCATTGCCGAGTGACTGACAGTCCACCCACTTGAGGGCTTGTCCGTCGAGCCCGCGCGGCTCACCGCGCAGCAGGCGCGCCTTCCAGAGCACGAGATCGACGATGCGGTCGGGATATTCGTGCGACAGCGTCATGATTTCGGTTTCAGACTGCGATTCGATGCCGAGCTCTTCGCGCAGCTCGCGTTCGAGCGCCGCGGCGTCGCTCTCGCCCGTGCCCACTTTGCCGCCGGGAAATTCCCACCAGCCTGCCATGTGCTTGCCGGGCGGCCGCTCGGCGATGAGCACCCGGCGCTGCGCGTCGAACAGGGCGGCAGCAACGACACGGAGACGTGGCTTGATGACCGACCTCATTCGCCGGGAAACGGCAACTGTGCCGGTTACTCGACGCCTTCGAGCACGCCGTGACAGTTCTTGAATTTCTTGCCGCTGCCGCACGGACACGGCTGGTTGCGACCGACCTTCGGCGCGGCGCGCACGGGACGCTGCGCAGGCATCTGGGTCGGCTGCGCCGGCCGGGCGCCCTGCGGGACCCCACCCTGCGCGGCCGCAGCCTGGGCCGCCGCGGCCTGGGCCTCGGCATCGCCCGCCGAACCGAGCTGCGCCAGCGAAGCCGCCTCGGCGTGCTGCGCCTGCAGACGCTGGTTGAGACGCGCGCGGCGCGCTTCTTCCTCGCGTTCCAGCTGCTCGCGCGATTTCATCTGCA is drawn from Fibrobacterota bacterium and contains these coding sequences:
- the mutT gene encoding 8-oxo-dGTP diphosphatase MutT gives rise to the protein MRSVIKPRLRVVAAALFDAQRRVLIAERPPGKHMAGWWEFPGGKVGTGESDAAALERELREELGIESQSETEIMTLSHEYPDRIVDLVLWKARLLRGEPRGLDGQALKWVDCQSLGNERLLPADEPFIAALQLLSSRASA